The following proteins are encoded in a genomic region of Stutzerimonas stutzeri:
- a CDS encoding DUF2970 domain-containing protein: MNDDKQPKSLTFRQMLQSVLAGALGVQSGKNRERDFSQGKPSHFILLGVGFTVAFVLIILGVVKLVLYLAGL; this comes from the coding sequence ATGAACGACGATAAGCAACCCAAATCACTTACGTTTCGGCAAATGCTGCAAAGCGTTCTGGCAGGCGCGCTCGGTGTGCAGAGCGGAAAGAACAGAGAAAGGGATTTCAGTCAGGGAAAACCCAGCCATTTCATCCTGCTGGGTGTCGGCTTCACGGTGGCGTTCGTGCTGATCATCCTCGGCGTGGTGAAGCTGGTGCTGTATCTTGCCGGGCTGTGA
- a CDS encoding nitrite/sulfite reductase, which produces MYVYDQYDQHIIEDRVRQFRDQIRRYLAGELTDAELLPLRLQNGLYIQRYAPMLRIAVPYGLLSSTQIRKLADITRKYDKGYAHISTRTNVQLNWPALEDVPDILAELATVQMHAIQTSGNCIRNTTTDQFAGVAKDELIDPRPWCEIIRQWSTFHPEFAFLPRKFKIAVNGAASDRAAIEVHDIGLEAVKNDAGELGFRVSVGGGLGRTPIVGSFINEFLPWQHLLTYLDAILRVYNRYGRRDNKFKARIKILVKALTPEVFAERVDAEWAHLKDGPNTLTEAEVERIGQFFVDPTYKTLEDQSDALAQLDAEHPGFARWRERNVVAHKKPGYAAVTLSLKSTGVAPGDVTDKQLDTIADLADRYSFGEVRNSHEQNMILADVEQSRLFELWNELRELGVATPNIGLLTDIICCPGGDFCSLANAKSIPIAEAIQRRFDDMDYLFDIGDIDLNISGCMNACGHHHVGHIGILGVDKKGAEFYQVSLGGSSGRNASLGQILGPSFAQDAMPDVIEKIIGVYVEQRTEDEQFLDTFRRIGIDPFKERVYAANH; this is translated from the coding sequence ATGTACGTATACGACCAGTATGACCAGCACATCATCGAGGATCGCGTGCGTCAGTTCCGTGATCAGATTCGCCGCTATCTGGCTGGTGAGCTGACCGACGCGGAACTGCTGCCTCTTCGCCTGCAGAATGGCCTGTACATTCAGCGCTACGCGCCGATGCTGCGCATTGCCGTGCCTTATGGGCTGTTGTCCTCTACTCAGATCCGCAAGCTGGCCGACATCACCCGCAAGTACGACAAGGGTTATGCCCACATCAGTACACGGACCAACGTACAGCTCAACTGGCCGGCCCTGGAGGACGTCCCGGACATCCTCGCCGAGCTGGCGACGGTCCAGATGCACGCCATCCAGACCAGCGGCAACTGCATCCGCAATACCACTACCGACCAGTTCGCTGGCGTTGCCAAGGATGAGCTGATCGATCCTCGTCCGTGGTGCGAGATCATTCGTCAGTGGTCGACCTTCCATCCTGAGTTCGCCTTCCTGCCGCGCAAGTTCAAGATTGCCGTGAACGGCGCTGCGAGTGACCGCGCCGCTATCGAGGTGCACGATATCGGCCTCGAAGCGGTGAAGAACGATGCTGGTGAACTGGGTTTCCGGGTGTCGGTCGGTGGCGGCCTGGGCCGCACGCCCATCGTTGGCAGCTTCATCAACGAGTTCCTGCCCTGGCAGCACCTGTTGACCTATCTCGACGCCATCCTGCGTGTTTACAACCGCTACGGCCGTCGCGACAACAAGTTCAAGGCCCGGATCAAGATCCTGGTCAAAGCGCTCACGCCTGAGGTGTTCGCCGAGCGCGTCGACGCCGAGTGGGCGCACCTGAAGGACGGCCCGAACACCCTGACCGAAGCCGAAGTCGAGCGCATCGGCCAGTTTTTCGTCGACCCGACCTACAAGACGCTGGAAGACCAGAGTGACGCGCTCGCGCAGCTGGACGCCGAGCATCCCGGCTTTGCCCGCTGGCGCGAGCGCAACGTGGTAGCGCACAAGAAGCCCGGTTACGCCGCCGTAACGCTGTCGTTGAAAAGCACCGGCGTGGCGCCAGGCGATGTCACCGACAAACAGCTCGATACCATCGCCGACCTGGCCGATCGTTACAGCTTCGGCGAAGTGCGCAATTCCCACGAGCAGAACATGATCCTGGCCGATGTCGAACAGTCCCGCTTGTTCGAGCTGTGGAATGAACTGCGCGAACTCGGCGTTGCGACGCCAAACATCGGCCTGCTGACCGATATCATCTGCTGCCCTGGCGGCGATTTCTGCTCGCTGGCCAACGCCAAGTCGATCCCGATTGCTGAAGCCATTCAGCGTCGCTTCGATGATATGGACTACCTGTTCGATATCGGCGACATCGACCTGAACATCTCCGGCTGCATGAACGCGTGCGGCCATCACCATGTAGGCCACATCGGCATTCTCGGCGTGGACAAGAAGGGCGCGGAGTTCTACCAGGTGTCGCTCGGTGGCAGTTCCGGCCGTAACGCCAGCCTCGGCCAGATACTCGGCCCGTCCTTCGCTCAGGACGCGATGCCTGACGTGATCGAAAAGATCATTGGCGTCTACGTGGAGCAACGTACCGAAGATGAACAGTTTCTCGACACTTTCCGCCGTATCGGTATCGACCCCTTCAAGGAGCGCGTCTATGCAGCGAATCATTAA
- a CDS encoding DUF934 domain-containing protein, with protein sequence MQRIIKDGQVIDETWHLLPKDVTLDSLSNCDDLLVPFQLWLDHAHALKARDGGLGIWLDADEAVEDIADDLEHFQVIALNFPTFTDGRHYSSARLLRERYAYKGEIRAIGDVLRDQLFYMRRCGFDAFAIRPDRDPYDALHSLEDFSVTYQAAADEPLPLFRRRQG encoded by the coding sequence ATGCAGCGAATCATTAAGGACGGGCAGGTCATCGACGAGACCTGGCACCTGCTGCCCAAAGATGTGACCCTGGACAGCCTGTCCAATTGTGACGATTTGCTCGTACCCTTCCAGCTATGGCTCGATCACGCTCATGCGTTGAAAGCGCGTGATGGCGGCCTGGGCATCTGGCTGGACGCTGACGAAGCGGTGGAAGACATTGCCGATGACCTGGAGCATTTCCAGGTGATTGCGCTCAATTTCCCCACCTTCACCGATGGTCGCCATTACTCCAGCGCACGCTTGCTACGTGAGCGTTATGCCTACAAGGGAGAAATTCGGGCGATCGGTGATGTGCTGCGTGATCAGCTGTTCTACATGCGGCGTTGCGGTTTCGATGCCTTCGCCATCCGGCCTGATCGCGACCCCTATGATGCGCTGCATAGCCTGGAGGATTTCAGCGTCACCTACCAGGCCGCCGCTGATGAGCCGCTTCCGCTGTTCCGTCGCCGGCAGGGATGA
- a CDS encoding YhdH/YhfP family quinone oxidoreductase produces the protein MESFKALQASEGANGRFETRVVERSIDELPAGEVLIRVQFSSLNYKDALSASGNRGVTRNFPHTPGIDAAGVVAESSAAEFAAGDEVIVTGYDLGMNTAGGFGQYIRVPAAWVIKRPAGLSLREAMILGTAGLTAALCVDKLEQAGLEPTDAPVLVTGATGGVGSIAVALLASLGYNVAAVTGKPDQADFLTGLGAKQVLERSALQAGIEKPLLREQWAGSVDTVGGDILFNVVKSLQRGASVACCGLTAGTNFQASVLPFILRGVNLLGVDSVEIPLVVKASMWDRLSVQWKLPGLDGLAHETSLEQLPAAIERMLKGQQAGRLLVRLD, from the coding sequence ATGGAAAGCTTTAAGGCATTGCAGGCCAGCGAAGGCGCCAATGGCCGATTCGAGACGCGGGTCGTCGAGCGGAGCATTGATGAGCTACCCGCTGGCGAGGTGCTGATCCGTGTCCAGTTTTCTTCCCTGAACTACAAGGATGCGCTCTCGGCCAGCGGTAATCGTGGTGTGACGCGCAATTTTCCGCACACGCCCGGCATCGATGCTGCCGGTGTCGTTGCCGAGTCGAGTGCTGCCGAGTTTGCTGCAGGTGATGAGGTCATCGTGACCGGTTATGACCTGGGCATGAACACCGCGGGTGGTTTCGGCCAGTACATTCGCGTGCCGGCGGCCTGGGTGATCAAGCGTCCCGCCGGGCTCTCCCTGCGAGAGGCCATGATACTGGGCACCGCCGGGCTGACCGCTGCGCTCTGCGTAGACAAGCTCGAGCAGGCGGGGCTCGAGCCGACCGATGCACCGGTACTGGTGACTGGTGCAACAGGTGGCGTCGGCAGCATTGCGGTCGCGTTGCTGGCCAGCCTCGGTTACAACGTCGCGGCGGTTACCGGTAAGCCCGACCAGGCCGACTTTCTCACCGGACTCGGCGCCAAGCAGGTCCTGGAGCGAAGCGCCCTGCAGGCTGGCATCGAGAAGCCGCTGCTGCGAGAGCAATGGGCAGGCTCCGTGGATACGGTCGGCGGCGATATATTGTTCAATGTCGTCAAGTCGCTTCAGCGTGGCGCTAGCGTGGCATGTTGCGGCCTGACCGCCGGCACGAATTTTCAGGCCAGCGTCCTGCCGTTCATCCTGCGCGGGGTGAACCTGCTTGGCGTCGATTCGGTGGAAATCCCGCTGGTGGTCAAAGCCTCCATGTGGGACCGGTTGTCGGTGCAGTGGAAGCTGCCAGGCCTGGATGGCCTTGCGCACGAGACTTCGCTGGAGCAGTTGCCTGCAGCCATCGAGCGAATGCTGAAAGGGCAGCAAGCCGGACGGCTGCTGGTGCGCCTCGACTGA
- the sohB gene encoding protease SohB, with product MEFLADYASFLAKTVTLVAAVLVVLIALASLRRGRTKQAGGHLEVHKLNDFYKSMRERLEQSMIEKEQLKLQRKREAKAAKLAKKNPETRPRVFVLDFDGDIKASAVESLRHEITAVLTMATPQDEVVLRLESGGGMVHGYGLAASQLVRIRDAGVPLTVCVDKVAASGGYMMACIGEKILSAPFAILGSIGVVAQLPNVHRLLKKHDVDVEVLTAGEYKRTLTIFGENTEKGREKFQDDLETTHELFKNFVARYRQQVAIDDVATGEVWLGISALGKQLVDELKTSDEYLASRAREADLYQLHYAEKKSLPERFGMAASAALEQSVLKGWTRLNEQRFWQ from the coding sequence GTGGAGTTTCTTGCTGACTATGCAAGCTTTCTGGCTAAGACCGTGACGCTGGTAGCCGCCGTGCTGGTGGTTCTCATAGCGCTCGCATCGCTACGGCGTGGGCGGACCAAGCAAGCGGGCGGCCACCTGGAAGTACACAAACTCAACGACTTCTATAAGTCGATGCGTGAGCGTCTCGAGCAGTCCATGATCGAGAAGGAGCAGCTCAAGCTGCAGCGCAAGCGCGAGGCCAAGGCGGCCAAGCTGGCGAAAAAGAATCCCGAAACTCGCCCGCGGGTTTTCGTGCTCGACTTCGATGGGGACATCAAGGCGTCCGCCGTCGAGAGCCTGCGACACGAGATCACCGCGGTGCTAACCATGGCCACCCCTCAGGACGAGGTCGTCCTGCGCCTGGAAAGCGGCGGGGGCATGGTGCACGGCTACGGCCTTGCGGCATCACAGCTGGTTCGCATCCGCGATGCGGGCGTGCCGCTGACGGTCTGCGTCGACAAGGTCGCGGCGAGCGGTGGCTATATGATGGCCTGCATCGGCGAGAAGATTCTCAGTGCCCCCTTTGCGATTCTCGGTTCGATCGGTGTCGTTGCTCAATTGCCCAACGTCCATCGGTTGCTGAAAAAACACGATGTGGACGTCGAGGTGCTGACGGCCGGTGAGTACAAGCGCACCCTGACGATCTTCGGCGAGAACACCGAGAAAGGCCGAGAGAAATTCCAGGACGACTTGGAGACCACGCACGAATTGTTCAAGAATTTCGTGGCGCGCTATCGCCAACAGGTCGCCATCGACGATGTCGCTACCGGTGAGGTCTGGCTGGGTATTTCCGCGCTGGGCAAGCAGTTGGTGGATGAGCTGAAGACCAGTGACGAGTATCTGGCCTCGAGAGCCCGTGAAGCGGACCTTTACCAGCTGCACTACGCGGAAAAGAAAAGTCTTCCTGAGCGATTCGGCATGGCGGCCAGCGCCGCCTTGGAGCAGAGCGTGTTGAAAGGTTGGACGCGCCTCAACGAACAGCGATTCTGGCAATGA